AACATAACCGTTGATGTATGCAAGATAGCCAAACGCATATTTCATCAATACTGGGATGGGCAACCTGTGCGCCGTGTAGGCGTATCCCTGTCTCAATTATCCAACGCGGATACATATCAACTATCTTTTTTTGATGATCAAGAGCAGAAACGAGCCATTGATCAGGTGATGGACGACATTAAGGATCGATTTGGCGACATTGCCATTCTACGAGCGAGCTCCATTACGGCTGCCGGTCAAGCGATAGATAGGGCATCTAAAATCGGGGGGCATTATAAATGAGCAAAAAACTGGAGGCCAATGGATTATGGGAATCGAGCCGCATGATGCTTCCACAACATAAAGAACGAATTATACAGCATCGTACTCAAATTCATTATCAAGCGAAACCGCTGATCCATGAAGATGAGTGGGAGATTATTGCTCAACATATAGACATGTCGCTCAATTATACGTTGCAAGCCACCTTTGAAGTGTTTCATGAGTGGGGCAATCGGTATATACACGGGATCGTCACTTCAGTCAGTACCTTCGGAAAGAAAATCAAAATTGAATTGGAGAATGGATTTGAATGGGTCGATTTTGATCAATTGGTCGCTGTAAAATTGGAAGAAGGAGGCGTGTAAAGTGCGACAGACTTTCGAGGAAATTTCACTC
This Paenibacillus xylanexedens DNA region includes the following protein-coding sequences:
- a CDS encoding YolD-like family protein, which gives rise to MSKKLEANGLWESSRMMLPQHKERIIQHRTQIHYQAKPLIHEDEWEIIAQHIDMSLNYTLQATFEVFHEWGNRYIHGIVTSVSTFGKKIKIELENGFEWVDFDQLVAVKLEEGGV